The Melospiza melodia melodia isolate bMelMel2 chromosome 7, bMelMel2.pri, whole genome shotgun sequence genome has a segment encoding these proteins:
- the LOC134420895 gene encoding olfactory receptor 8A1-like, with the protein YTGCAAQLFSFMFFISAEYFLLTIMCYDRYVSICKLYSVVPPALNPLIYSLSNQELKAAVW; encoded by the exons tacacaggatgtgctgctcagctgttttcctttatgttcttcatctcagcagaatatttcctgctgaccatcatgtgctacgaccgctacgtgtccatctgcaaa ctgtactcggtggtgcctcctgccctgaaccccctcatctacagcctgagcaaccaggagctcaaggctgcagtgtgg